The stretch of DNA AAACCTGACCGCAACGAATTCAGGCGGAATCAGCAACTCTACTGTAGTCTCTGATTATATTACAGTCAGTATTTCGCCCGGTTCGCTTCTTGCTGATTCTGCATGGCCCGAATTTGGCTATGATTCAAACAACAGTGGTCAATCACCTTATGACGGACCACAGACTGCGACGCTTAAGTGGGGTCCAGTCTCTCTAGGAATAATGACTTATTTAGGAGGGGTCGCAATAGGATCTGATGGGGTATTATATGTTCCAACGCAATCTGGCCTTTTTGCATTAGATCCTGACACTCATGAGACAAAATGGTGTTTTTCCCCCGGTCCTCAGATAGACAGTATACCTGCGATAAGTTCCGATGGAACGATCTATGTCGGAGCAGTAGGTGGTTATTTATATGCGCTAAGTTCTGAAGGGTCAGAAATCTGGAATATGACCGAAGCCGGGAACTATATTACATCTCCTGCAATCGGACCGAACGGGATCATATATTCCGCATACAAATCTAATTTCAATGCCATATATCCTGATGGAACTATAAAATGGAATACTACTCTTGGAGCAAGTGTATCATATAACTCTCCTGCCATAGGTTCCGACGGAACGATCTATGTTGGATCTGATGATAAAAATCTATATGCGATAAACCCTGACGATGGATCTGTAAAATGGAATTATTCTACCGGGGATAAAATTAGGACTTCCCCGGCTATCGGTTTGGATGGTACAATATATGTCGGAAGTTCTGATGGTGCTCTTTATGCAATAAATCCAGATAAGACTGTTAAGTGGATATATGATGCTAATAATAATTATGGGGCAGATTTCAAGTATTGTTCTCCTGTTATTGGACCTGATGGAACAATCTATATTGGATCTTATGGTGACAGTTTATTATTTGCAATAAATCCTGATGGAACTGAAAAATGGACTTTGGATACTGAAAAATACGTAAAGTCTATAACTATAGGGAATGACGGTACGATTTATTTTGGAAGTTATACTTCAGCTAGCACAACGTCATCATTCATCTATGCAGTAAATCCTGACAAAAGTATTAAATGGAAATTGCCTCTTGCAGATAATTGGTATAGTTCACCGACTATTGATTCTGACGGGACGCTTTACATAGGTAGTTATGCTAATGGCAATCTTTATGCTATTGAAAACGTTGTGGACTTTACCACCACAGACAACACCTTTGGAGCAGGTTCGCTGACCGTACAGTTCAGCGGCTTTTCCAGCAGGACTGTGTCGTCATCATCATGGTATTGGGAGTTCGGTGACGGAACGAATTACACCGGGCAGAATCCCCCTGCACATACATATTTCTCCGACGGATCGTATACCGTCAACCTGACTATAACCGACCAGGATTCCGGTGAGGCGTTCACCGCATCGAAACCCGGGTATGTCATGGTTTATGCAGCACCAGAGGCTAATTTCAGCGCAGATGTAACTTCCGGTCAGGTTCCGATGACCGTCAGTTTCACAGACACCTCGTTAAATACCCCGGCCGAATGGCTGTGGGACTTCGGCGATATTGGTATTGGAAATACGTCTGAATTACAGAACCCGACTCATACGTATCTTTCTTCAGGTGAATATACTGTAAAGTTATATGTCAAAAACCCGGCAGGCAGTGATACCTTTAGTAGTACCATCAGTGTAGTCGCACAGGCGACCCCGGTTGTTGAATTCGAAGCTTCTGTTACAGAAGGACAGGCTCCGCTTGATGTGACCTTCACCGATCTATCCGAAAATTCACCTTTTCTCTCATGGGAATGGGACCTCAACGGCGATGGGGTCATAGACAGTACCGACCAGAACACAACGCATACCTATGATGTCTATGGAATCTACAACGTCAGCCTGACGGTAACGAACTATGGCGGTAACAGCAATGTAACAAAAACGATAATTGTAGGAAAACAGGATCAGCCGGTCGCCGCGTTTGAGGCGAATAAAACGGTCGGAATGCCGCCGCTTTCAGTGTCCTTTACCGACAATTCAACGGGCTATAATATCACAAGCTGGCATTGGGATTTCGGTAACGGGAACACTTCGGCCGAGCAGAATCCTGTTTATATATTTGAATCTGAAGGGAATTATTCCGTATCCCTGAACGTAACGAATGACGGTGGCAGCAATGTAACCCTCAGCCGGATTGTGGTGAGGGATATGCTCACCCCGGTAGCGAACTTCACCGTTAACAGGACATATGGCATGTCTCCGCTACCGATCAAGTTCATCGATGATTCGGAATTTGAACCAATTTCATGGGAGTGGGATTTCGGCGATGGTACTAGTTCCACTGAACAGAATCCTGTACATACCTATACAAAGAACGGTAATTTCACCGTTACGCTGAAAGCAACGAATGATGCGGGCAGCGATACGATTACAAAGACTGACTACATTAAGTCCAGTTATACAAATGCACGACCGCTTCCTTTGAATCAGTCCCTTAACCTGTATGTTGCAAATGATGAGGGTGTAAAGTATAATATAGAGAATGGAGTTACCAACGAAGCAAAGGGTTATCAGGACTATGTATTCGTAAACAACACATACTTCATGCTCTATACGGAATCCGTAGGGGGAGTTAATGCACTTCATGTATCAAACGATCCGTCTGTAAAATATGGCCAGGTCACGAAGACAACCAACGGTTCAGGTGAATTCTGGATTACACATACCGGCGGTCAGCCGAACATGCATGACGGGGTACTGCTCCTTGCAGTGAACGGGACGATCCCCGACGATTTCAGCGTGCATATCCGCTCGAGCGGCTACGACTTTGAACCACCTATGGCCAGTGGACTTAATGACAACAATATCGGACCGCTCACATATGTCAAGGGAGCAGTGAACCAGACCTTTACAAGGGAAGACTTCATCTACGGTCCACAGAACTGGAGACCGCATCGTTTCGGGGCATATAATGTATTCCAGGGTCAGGACATGAGCGATACGTCGAATACATTCGAGTTGATGTTTATTGACCTGGATGTGGGATGCACGCAGACGGTATCCGATGGTTACATAAAGGTCGAATATGAATTCAATAATCTGACGACATTTGCAGTCTTCAATGCATACGGGTGGTATAATGCCTCGAACCACGGAACCGGTTTTGTCATGTCATCCACCGGCACCGAATATCAGGTCTTCGGAACTACCGAACCGCCTGTTGTAGGATTTGATGTAAGTACCATGATTGGAACAGCTCTTGAACCGGTGCAGTTCAACGATACCTCCTCAGGGATGCCTTACTCATGGTACTGGGACTTCGGTGATGGTATAACCTCAACCGAACAGAATCCAGAGCATATCTATACCGAGCCGGGAGTATATACTGTGAACCTGACAGCCACAAATTATGTGGGAAGCAATACGACGAGCACGGAGATCAAACAGATCTCAGGGAAGCTTCCCGAGCCATCGTTCACTGCTGATGTAAAATCCGGTGTATCCCCGTTCGAGGTAAACTTCACCGACACCTCGACGAACTCGCCGGTGTCCTGGGAGTGGGACTTCGGTGACGGCACGACCTCGACCGAGCAGAACCCGGCTCACTGGTATGCCCCGGGCCTCTACACTGTCAGTCTCTCTGTTGGAAACAACGGCGGGAATTCAACCCATACAGAAGAGGAATATATCGTAGTCACAGGGAATTCTTCCGCTGACAGGATAGTCAACTCCGGCTTTGAGACTGGAGATAATACCGGGTGGGAATTGGGTTCATCTGCAGCAATATCAACTGCCCAGGTACATAGCGGAAATTACAGTGGTTACATAAATTATCATGGGTATGTTGATTCCGACTGTTCAATAGCACAAAATTTTGACCTCACGGATGTTTCGTCAATATCCTTCTGGGGTTATGTGACTGGCGCTATGGACGGATATCCCCAGTATTACAAGATATATATAGATGA from Methanolacinia petrolearia DSM 11571 encodes:
- a CDS encoding PKD domain-containing protein, with amino-acid sequence MKKADAQLKLFISAIFIVLLMIIPASAGTILPDTIGTDSLSSFCLNVANNGGASANIYDDGTYAMCFKESSQNGLTFETGDSIDTDEIGESISGSSTSGSFYLNFYGSEGGVQKVILMVAVNGTIQDNFSAHFEATGYNVGYNSTSLYGDLHSLTTSDISYETGVSESFEKDDFTYGPQVTRPPETTAIYNGQDTGNTEENFSVMFVDTGLGILGNKIGDYTSIANSGLNNAGKLKVDYQVENLGESMMVVDAYGWIYSGSDDPSSPNPSISWTNIGTDGELKILNQTSASVEPVVSFTSNVTSGDAPLSVQFNDTSSGSPTSWSWDFGDGSSSTEQNATHTYSGAGTYSVNLTATNSGGISNSTVVSDYITVSISPGSLLADSAWPEFGYDSNNSGQSPYDGPQTATLKWGPVSLGIMTYLGGVAIGSDGVLYVPTQSGLFALDPDTHETKWCFSPGPQIDSIPAISSDGTIYVGAVGGYLYALSSEGSEIWNMTEAGNYITSPAIGPNGIIYSAYKSNFNAIYPDGTIKWNTTLGASVSYNSPAIGSDGTIYVGSDDKNLYAINPDDGSVKWNYSTGDKIRTSPAIGLDGTIYVGSSDGALYAINPDKTVKWIYDANNNYGADFKYCSPVIGPDGTIYIGSYGDSLLFAINPDGTEKWTLDTEKYVKSITIGNDGTIYFGSYTSASTTSSFIYAVNPDKSIKWKLPLADNWYSSPTIDSDGTLYIGSYANGNLYAIENVVDFTTTDNTFGAGSLTVQFSGFSSRTVSSSSWYWEFGDGTNYTGQNPPAHTYFSDGSYTVNLTITDQDSGEAFTASKPGYVMVYAAPEANFSADVTSGQVPMTVSFTDTSLNTPAEWLWDFGDIGIGNTSELQNPTHTYLSSGEYTVKLYVKNPAGSDTFSSTISVVAQATPVVEFEASVTEGQAPLDVTFTDLSENSPFLSWEWDLNGDGVIDSTDQNTTHTYDVYGIYNVSLTVTNYGGNSNVTKTIIVGKQDQPVAAFEANKTVGMPPLSVSFTDNSTGYNITSWHWDFGNGNTSAEQNPVYIFESEGNYSVSLNVTNDGGSNVTLSRIVVRDMLTPVANFTVNRTYGMSPLPIKFIDDSEFEPISWEWDFGDGTSSTEQNPVHTYTKNGNFTVTLKATNDAGSDTITKTDYIKSSYTNARPLPLNQSLNLYVANDEGVKYNIENGVTNEAKGYQDYVFVNNTYFMLYTESVGGVNALHVSNDPSVKYGQVTKTTNGSGEFWITHTGGQPNMHDGVLLLAVNGTIPDDFSVHIRSSGYDFEPPMASGLNDNNIGPLTYVKGAVNQTFTREDFIYGPQNWRPHRFGAYNVFQGQDMSDTSNTFELMFIDLDVGCTQTVSDGYIKVEYEFNNLTTFAVFNAYGWYNASNHGTGFVMSSTGTEYQVFGTTEPPVVGFDVSTMIGTALEPVQFNDTSSGMPYSWYWDFGDGITSTEQNPEHIYTEPGVYTVNLTATNYVGSNTTSTEIKQISGKLPEPSFTADVKSGVSPFEVNFTDTSTNSPVSWEWDFGDGTTSTEQNPAHWYAPGLYTVSLSVGNNGGNSTHTEEEYIVVTGNSSADRIVNSGFETGDNTGWELGSSAAISTAQVHSGNYSGYINYHGYVDSDCSIAQNFDLTDVSSISFWGYVTGAMDGYPQYYKIYIDDELVQTDKCSGPYTWTEYNVSIEKYVGVHEVKIGYDNGGITIDSYIDDLSTVTETSEPVSHFVAKSNTKGEYPLKVQFTDASSNYPTEWAWDFDGDGKIDSKEQSPAYTFENVGNYSVTLTTKNEKGDSSSARKNYITVKGVQKLTKDVSIKNNGTLTNSSTGSKQYTVNQSEVQVSGNNIIVDSGSYTITIKSDKTPTTNGDSLVSDVTGIELETDPVEAVLDELGNVSGSVDIELNDLPEDSGLEVTIEKGNSGSGTAFQIAASSSGLNVDNVAYTMNIVKSNLTNGKEIKEARITMSVPESWVEANGGIESIKIIRIAEDGKKEVLNTTYIGTSNGIMTFEGYSPNGLSMFGLAATTQQPEVTASLASIPASGGGTSAIGIDSAENLKAGDLATLHFDETSIYEMDVYAKTDIPVLFVTVEAGIMPEGAEAPEGDVYEYIASFLYDTPAENVSKSTIRFSILSDWVDSRLSSPDLLSLYYYSEDEDEWTKLSTVFDSEENGVCYYYADSASLGHLAIVAVPDLDQVKSLSLQSEVTEQPTLAGVEKSADSATTVATPKATPLFGSMIVFVVFGLLCTIAVVNRRCRKNDKK